Sequence from the Natronomonas marina genome:
GGGTTCGGCGACGCCGGCGCGGCCATCGTCGAGGGCGACGTCGACACGGTGCTGTTCACCGGCAGCGCCGAGGTCGGCCACGAGATATCCCAGCAGGTGGCCAGCGACCCCGGCAAGAACACCGCCTGCGAGATGGGCGGGAAGAACGCCATCGTCGTCACCGAGGAGGCTGACCTCGACATCGCGGTCCACTCGGCGGTCATGTCCTCGTTCAAGACGACGGGCCAGCGCTGCGTCTCCTCGGAGCGGTTGATCGTCCACACCGACGTCTACGAGGAGTTCAAGTCGCGGTTCGTCGACCTCGCCGAGTCCGTCTCCGTCGGCGACCCGCTCGACGAGGATACCTTCATGGGCCCCGTCGTCGACGAGAGCCAGATCGAGAAGTTCCACCGGTACAACGACCTCGCCCGCCAGGAGGGCGCCGAGGTGCTCGTCGACCGCGCGGAACTGGACGACGGGGAGATACCCGCCGGTCACGCCGAGGGCCACTGGGTCGGTCCCTTCGTCTACGAAATCGACTACGACACCGACCTCCGCTGTCTGAAGGAGGAGGTATTCGGCCCCCACGTCGCACTCGTCGAGTACGAGGGCGACGTTGACCGCGCAATCGAGATTCACAACGACGTCCCCTACGGGCTGGCGGGCGCCGTCGTCAGCGAGGACTACCGGCAGATAAACCGCTACCGCGACCGTGGCGAGGTCGGTCTCTCCTACGGGAACCTCCCTTGCATCGGCGCGGAGGTCCAGTTGCCGTTCGGCGGCGTCAAGAAGTCCGGCGAGGGCGCGCCCTCGGCCAGGGAGGTCATCGAGGCCGTCACCGAGCGGACCGCCTGGACGCTGAACAACTCCTCGGACATCGAGATGGCACAGGGGCTGTCGGCGGACATCAAGACCGAGGAGTGACCCTCGCGGTCGGAACGGCCGCTGTTCGGCGTGAGACGAAGACGAGGTGGGCGGGAGGCGCCGGGTACCGGGCGGAGCCGGCGCGGGTGGGTGGACGGGTTTCGCGGCGGGCGTTGTGTTCTGCCGT
This genomic interval carries:
- a CDS encoding aldehyde dehydrogenase family protein, coding for MAEYDHYVDGEWVAGAGEDFESENPATGETLGTFPQGTASEVESAIAAANEAAEGWRDLSYIDRAEYLWDIYHELRDRHEELGEVVTKECGKEISEGKADVTEAWHMVEWAAGNARHPHGDIVPSEIASKDAYMRRKPRGVVGCITPWNFPVAIPFWHMAVTLVEGNTVVWKPAEQTPWCGQIIAEMFDDTDIPDGVFNMVQGFGDAGAAIVEGDVDTVLFTGSAEVGHEISQQVASDPGKNTACEMGGKNAIVVTEEADLDIAVHSAVMSSFKTTGQRCVSSERLIVHTDVYEEFKSRFVDLAESVSVGDPLDEDTFMGPVVDESQIEKFHRYNDLARQEGAEVLVDRAELDDGEIPAGHAEGHWVGPFVYEIDYDTDLRCLKEEVFGPHVALVEYEGDVDRAIEIHNDVPYGLAGAVVSEDYRQINRYRDRGEVGLSYGNLPCIGAEVQLPFGGVKKSGEGAPSAREVIEAVTERTAWTLNNSSDIEMAQGLSADIKTEE